The genomic interval GGGGCGTCACCTCGCCAATGGCATCCACCGACACCGCGGCCACGTAGCGATGTGTGCCGGCCTTGTAGCCCAGCATCACCCGCTCGCCGGGCTCCAGGGCCTCGGGCGTATCGGGCCGGGCCTCGCGCTGAGGGCCGGGCCCTCCGCCAATGCGCAGCTCCGCCACGTCTCCATTGCCCTTGCTCCGGTCCCAACCCGGGCCTTGCTGCAACAGGGGACGGGCCAGCACCACGACCAGCACCGACGCGGCGAGCGCCATCGCGGTGGTCACCCATCGCCGGGGCATGGGCTTCACCGCCTCCAGTCGCTGCCGCCGCTCCAGGGCCCGAGCCACTCCCGCCTCGAACCGCTCGTAGGGATGCTCCTGCTCGAAGTGCGTCTGGTTCGACTCGATGCCACGCAGCACGCCGCCACACAGGGTGCAGCTCGCCGCATGGGCGCGGACGCGAGCGGCGTCGGACAAGGCCAGCTCACCGGCGTGCAGTCGTCGCAGTGTCCATTCCGACTCGTGCGCGCTCATCGAACCCTCAGCTCCTCTCCGCCCAGCCCGGCGAAGTGCTCCAGCCGCTTGCGAATGGTGGGCACCGAGCGCCCCAGCAACGTGGCCACCTCTTCCAACGTCATCCCATCCACGTGGTAGTGCACCACCGCCGCCTGCGTCTCCGTGTCCACTCGCGCCAGCAGCCTGCGAACCAGGTCCCGCGTCTCCATCTCGCCGGGACCTCCATGTGCCTCCGGGCGCGCGGCCTCATCCCGCTCGAACCACCGCCGCCAACCCGCCCGCTCCGAGCGGAGCTGATTCAAGCAGTGGTGCGTGGCGATCTTCATCAACCATGTCAGGGGCGAGGCGTCCGCGCGGAACTCGTCCACGTGGGAGAGGGCGCGCGCGAAGACGTCATGCATCGCATCCTCCGCCCGCGCCTCATCCTTCAGCAGATAGCGGCAGCGCCCCAGGACGCTGCCGCCATGCCGTGTGTACAGCTCCCGCAGGAAGTCTCGCCGGTCCGGAAGAGGACCGCCTTGGATGACCCTGAGGGCTGGCTGCCGCGTCGCTGTCACACGCCAGAGACTACCGCGAGCCGCGTCACAGCGTGGAGTAGACCGCCGTGGGGAAGTTTCCGCAGGCGCTCACCGTGCCATGGCCGACATCCGGGCGGAAGCTCACCGCGAAGTAGACACTGAGGAAGCGGCCATCCCAACACTCGTTGACAGTCGCCTCGCCGAAGAGGTCTCCGCCTGACACCTTGATGTCCGAGCGGCCCGCCCCCGTGCGCTCCCAGCGGCTCTTGATGGCCAGCCGCTCCAGCTTCGAACGCGTCGGGTCCACGTCCATGTTCTGCCGCACCACGTAGTCCAGCTCACCCCCGGCGCCGGGCGTCTGCGCGAAACGGTAGTTCGCGCTCGCCTGCTCTCCCGAGCTGTTGCCCCGCGAGAAGTCCGCCTCCACCGTGGCCACCGCGTCGGGCGCCTTGCGCGAGTAGCGAACCTCCAGCGTCGCAATACCCTCGGGGCCACTGCTGTTGCCGGGCAGCGCGTTGTTCTTCTCCCAGTCGATGAGGAACTGGCCGGAGCCGTAGCCCGGCAGGCGCTCGCCGTTCGCATCCTCGGCCGCCGTGTGCGAGCCGGACAGCACCGTCTTGAAGGCGGTGTCGGGCTCGAGCTTGGCCTTGGCCTCCAGCACCCACGAATACGTGTCGCCCTGCGTGTGGGTGACGGTCAGCTTCCACGCGATGAGGCCCAGGGGCTGCGAGTGCGGACCCCACACGGCGACGTCGCCGTTGATGGAGGTGGGTGGGTGCTTGACGATCTCCTCGATGAGGTTGAGCACCCCGAGCGTCCCGCCGTTGATGGTCGCCGCCGCCGCGACGGTGAGGACGTAATACTCGGACGTCTGGCCGGCGCCGGCATACTCCGTCATCAGCCCCTGGCCCTTGGGCGCGGGCGAGTCCACTTCCACCATCTGCTTGGAGGGAACACCCCCGCGGAACGACGCCTCGTCCTGCTTCGAATCAGGGTCACATCCGGCGAGCATCAACGCGGCACACAGCAGGCTCTTGCGCAGCATGGTCCATCTTCCTTTCGGGCGGCCCCCGGCGGGCGGCCGAGCGGCAACGTGTTCGTCCCTATGGACACAGCCCCGCCGAAAAACAGAAAAGGCGCCTGCTCGGCGCTGAAACCTCGGGGAGTTTCAGGGGGTTGGACAACGCATGGCTGGCGACCGGGCGGCTTCACCCGGCCGTCGGACGCCGGAAATCCATCGTCCCTACCTTTCGCGCATGGAAAAGCGACACCCCAATCATCCCGGGGAGATGGGCACGGACGCGGAGCTCGCCGAGCGCGAGCGCACCGCGGATGAAATCAATGCCCGCGCGCGGGCCGTGGGGTTGTTGTGTGACGCGGGGGTGCCGTTCGTGGTGGGGGGCGCCTACGCGTATGCCACCTATACCGGCATCTACCGGGACACGAAGGACCTGGACCTGTTTCCTCGCAAGGCGGACGCGCTGCGGGCGCTCAACGTCCTGGAGAAGGACGGGTGGCGCACCGAGCGCACCGACGAGGTGTGGCTCTACAAGGCCTACAAGGGTGACTACTTCGTCGACTTCATCTTCTCGTCCGGCAACGGCGTGGCGGTGGTGGACGACGAGTGGTTCGCACACGCCCGGCGCGCCACCGTCTTCGGGCATTCGTGTCTGGTGGCTCCCGCGGAGGAGATGATCTGGTCCAAGGCCTTCGTCGTGGAGCGCGAGCGCTACGACGGCGCGGACGTCAATCACCTCATCCTCAAGGCGGGGCAGCACATGGACTGGGGGCGGCTGATGCGCCGCTTCGAGCGGTATTGGGAAGTGCTGCTCAGCCACTTGATGATGTTCCGCTTCGCCTATCCCTCCGAGCGCGACGTCATCCCCGACTGGGTGATGGCGGAGCTGCTGCGGCGGACGATGGACAGCATCCGCGAGGGGCGTTGGGAAGCGCGGCTGTGCCGGGGCAACCTCGTCTCGAAGGTGAACTACCACGTGGACATCCACCACTGGGGGTTCGGAGACGGGCGGGCCTGGGACGAGAACGAACGACAGCAGGGGGGCGAGCGTGTCGCGGGACCCGAGCTCGAAAATTCGGTTGGCGGCAGTCGGTGATTTGCACTGCCGGGAGGACCAGCACGGACGCTTCCGTCACTTCGTCAAGCAGGTCAACGCCACTGCGGACCTCTTGGTGTTGTGTGGCGACCTGACGGACCGAGGCCTCCTGGAAGAGGGGAAGGTGCTCGCCGAGGACCTGTCCGCGCTGCGTGTGCCGTGCGCCGCCGTGCTGGGCAATCACGACTACGAGCACGGACAGGTGAAGGACATCTGCGCCGAGCTGGCGAAGGTGGGCGTGCACATCCTCGACGGCGACCACTTCATCTTCGAGAAGGTGCTGGGCGTGGCGGGCGTGAAGGGCTTTGGCGGCGGCTATGGCAACGCGACGCTGCAAGCCTTCGGTGAGTCGCAGACGAAGGCCTTCGTGCAGGAGGCGGTGACGGAGTCGCTCAAGCTGGAGGCCGCGCTGAGCCACCTGGATACGCCCCGGAAGGTCGTCATCATGCACTACGCCCCCATTCCGGAGACGCTGGAGGGGGAGAACATCGAGATTCGTCCCTTCCTCGGCACCAGCCGCCTGGCCATGCCCATTGACCACTATGGCGCGGAGGCGGTGTTCCATGGCCACGCGCACCATGGCGCGCTCCGGGGGCAGACGAAGAGCGGCATCCCCGTCTACAACGTCGCGATGCCGTTGCTCGCGCGTCACACGCCGGACCAGCGCTACGTGCTGCTGGAGGTCTAGCGCACCGGGCGGCAATCCCTCTGCGGGCGACTTCCGCCCGCGCCCGTTCTTGTCTGCCCGTGCAATCGCGGAGGTGGCTGCTCGTTCTTCACGGAGCGGCGCCCGCTTGGGTTCCGCGTCCGGGCCGGTCCCACAATCGCACAGGTGGACTTCCACCTTCGTGGCTTGCGGTATGGGAAGTAGTGTTGTTCATGTTGCAACAGCAA from Myxococcus stipitatus carries:
- a CDS encoding ACP synthase gives rise to the protein MSAHESEWTLRRLHAGELALSDAARVRAHAASCTLCGGVLRGIESNQTHFEQEHPYERFEAGVARALERRQRLEAVKPMPRRWVTTAMALAASVLVVVLARPLLQQGPGWDRSKGNGDVAELRIGGGPGPQREARPDTPEALEPGERVMLGYKAGTHRYVAAVSVDAIGEVTPLHPESGTSAPVEPGSDVRWLQGSWELTGSGAERVVLVLSDEPFSVESLVDAARRAFASANGDVARMPSLAVPGAQTHWVLLKP
- a CDS encoding nucleotidyltransferase; amino-acid sequence: MEKRHPNHPGEMGTDAELAERERTADEINARARAVGLLCDAGVPFVVGGAYAYATYTGIYRDTKDLDLFPRKADALRALNVLEKDGWRTERTDEVWLYKAYKGDYFVDFIFSSGNGVAVVDDEWFAHARRATVFGHSCLVAPAEEMIWSKAFVVERERYDGADVNHLILKAGQHMDWGRLMRRFERYWEVLLSHLMMFRFAYPSERDVIPDWVMAELLRRTMDSIREGRWEARLCRGNLVSKVNYHVDIHHWGFGDGRAWDENERQQGGERVAGPELENSVGGSR
- a CDS encoding sigma-70 family RNA polymerase sigma factor, which codes for MTATRQPALRVIQGGPLPDRRDFLRELYTRHGGSVLGRCRYLLKDEARAEDAMHDVFARALSHVDEFRADASPLTWLMKIATHHCLNQLRSERAGWRRWFERDEAARPEAHGGPGEMETRDLVRRLLARVDTETQAAVVHYHVDGMTLEEVATLLGRSVPTIRKRLEHFAGLGGEELRVR
- a CDS encoding metallophosphoesterase — its product is MAAVGDLHCREDQHGRFRHFVKQVNATADLLVLCGDLTDRGLLEEGKVLAEDLSALRVPCAAVLGNHDYEHGQVKDICAELAKVGVHILDGDHFIFEKVLGVAGVKGFGGGYGNATLQAFGESQTKAFVQEAVTESLKLEAALSHLDTPRKVVIMHYAPIPETLEGENIEIRPFLGTSRLAMPIDHYGAEAVFHGHAHHGALRGQTKSGIPVYNVAMPLLARHTPDQRYVLLEV